In a genomic window of Erigeron canadensis isolate Cc75 chromosome 5, C_canadensis_v1, whole genome shotgun sequence:
- the LOC122599211 gene encoding glucose-1-phosphate adenylyltransferase large subunit 3, chloroplastic/amyloplastic, producing MAVSLSATGVRQLRGGSGLGPRDWRSVNGDLMGKKLNLTQSVQKKNNVVKSSICMTLTTFVAGEAKLRDLEMEKRDPRTVVAVILGGGAGTRLFPLTKRRAKPAVPIGGAYRLIDVPMSNCINSGINKVYILTQFNSASLNRHLARAYNFGNGVTFGDGFVEALSATQTPGEEGKRWFQGTADAVRQFHWLFEDARSKDIEDVLILSGDHLYRMDYMDFLQSHRQSGADISISSVPMDDSRASDFGLMKIDAKGRVISFSEKPKGKDLKAMAVDTTVLGLSKEEAEKKPYIASMGVYIFKKEILLNLLRWRFPTANDFGSEIIPASASEYNIKAFLFNDYWEDIGTIKSFFEANLALTEHPSRFSFYNATKPMYTSRRNLPPSNIDNCKIVDSIISHGSFLTDSFIEHSVVGIRSRISSNVHLKDTVMLGADYYETDAEAKSLLAEGRVPIGIGENTKITTCIIDKNARIGKNVVIANSEGIQEADRSSEGFYIRSGITILLKNSTIKDGLVI from the exons ATGGCTGTGTCACTCTCTGCGACCGGTGTCCGGCAGTTACGTGGCGGCTCGGGATTGGGTCCAAGGGACTGGAGGTCTGTTAATGGAGATTTAATgggaaaaaaactaaatttgacTCAAAGTGTCCAAAAGAAAAACAATGTTGTTAAGTCAAGTATATGCATGACCCTTACTACTTTTGTTGCAGGGGAGGCAAAG ctGAGGGACTTGGAGATGGAAAAAAGGGACCCAAGAACCGTTGTGGCGGTTATATTGGGAGGTGGAGCCGGTACACGCCTTTTTCCTCTCACAAAGCGACGTGCAAAACCTGCA GTACCGATAGGAGGAGCATATAGGCTGATTGATGTACCAATGAGTAACTGCATCAATAGTGGGATCAATAAAGTCTACATTTTGACTCAGTTTAATTCGGCATCCCTTAACAGACACTTGGCTCGCGCTTATAACTTTGGCAATGGCGTTACCTTTGGAGATGGCTTTGTTGAG GCACTATCGGCAACTCAAACACCAGGTGAAGAAGGTAAAAGGTGGTTCCAGGGTACTGCAGATGCTGTTCGACAATTTCATTGGCTCTTTGAG GATGCAAGAAGCAAGGATATTGAGGATGTTCTCATTCTATCAGGAGATCACTTGTACCGAATGGACTACATGGACTTTCTACAG AGTCACCGGCAAAGTGGTGCAGATATCTCAATTTCCTCTGTGCCCATGGATGACAG CCGTGCCTCAGATTTTGGATTGATGAAGATTGATGCCAAAGGAAGAGTCATTTCTTTCAGTGAAAAGCCGAAAGGGAAAGACTTAAAAGCAATG GCAGTAGATACAACTGTTTTGGGATTGTCTAAAGAAGAGGCTGAAAAGAAACCATACATTGCTTCCATGGGAGTATATATTTTCAAGAAGGAGATCCTTTTGAACCTTTTAAG ATGGCGTTTTCCAACAGCAAATGACTTTGGATCTGAGATTATCCCGGCTTCAGCCTCAGAATATAACATAAAG GCATTCTTATTTAATGATTACTGGGAGGACATCGGTACAATCAAATCTTTCTTTGAAGCAAATCTTGCACTTACTGAACAT CCATCACGATTTAGCTTCTATAACGCAACAAAGCCAATGTATACCTCTAGAAGGAATCTGCCACCATCAAACATTGACAACTGCAAG ATCGTTGACTCAATCATATCACATGGTAGCTTCCTGACCGATAGCTTTATTGAACACAGCGTTGTTGGGATTCGATCCAGAATTAGTTCTAATGTTCACTTAAAG GACACTGTGATGCTTGGTGCTGACTACTATGAAACAGACGCTGAAGCTAAATCATTGTTGGCTGAAGGCCGTGTTCCTATTGGAATAGGAGAAAACACAAAGATCAC AACCTGCATCATTGACAAAAATGCCAGAATTGGGAAGAATGTGGTCATTGCAAATTCAGAG GGTATACAGGAGGCTGACAGATCTTCAGAAGGGTTTTACATTCGCTCAGGGATTACAATCCTTTTAAAGAATTCAACAATTAAGGACGGATTAGTGATAtaa